From the Helianthus annuus cultivar XRQ/B chromosome 17, HanXRQr2.0-SUNRISE, whole genome shotgun sequence genome, the window AAGAATTCCAATTCATTTGTAAACATTCCGTGAACCAAACGCCTCCCCTAAACGTTCTTCACTTCTTCCCACTTTGTTTTTTTGTGGCGATTTCATATGCAGCCTTGAACTTGTATAATTTGTATAATATCTTTACTCAACCAAAAAAACTAATATCAAATATAccttttgagttaattactgttttcgtccctgtggtttgtcaaaaatcactatttcagtccattagtttaaaaattgtgatttcagtccctgtggtttcactttcgtaaccatttcagtccttgtactaacagaataaatgaattgaaatggttacgaaagtgaaaccacagggattgaaatcgcaatttttaaactaatggactgaaatagtgatttttgacaaaccatagggacgaaaacagtaattaactcatacCTTTTTAAATGTGTATTTTTCGATATCATGACATATTGGGTAATTATGATATCATACCAAGTCTTTGAGGGAATATATGAAATGATACCTTGTTTTTTAGCTTCTACCTTGGTCAAAATAAATGGCTATGACCACCGACAAGAACGTCTTCTCTCTTTAATGCATTCTCttgaaaatatttattatttaactTTGTTTCGGACGAACACAAAGTGTTCATCTCTCTCACGCCATATTCTACCTTGGCGGTTAAGAAGCGTGTTCTATTTGGCAACAAGTCTCTGAAGATGCACAAAATGCAAAGAGATACAAAAGTTTATATGGTAAAATGAGACTTACATTATAGGAAGAATATCCTAAAGCCGTGATCATTTGCACTGTTGTGTGTGTTTTCAGGTTCCAGTGGCTCCGTTGCAAAGGCCGGATGAAATGCAATCAAACAGTTCATGGATGCACAACTCCTCCGGCTATGAAGACACGGTTCCCGAGCAAGGAATTCCGACAATGATTACTTGGAGTTATGACGGAAAAGAAGTGGCTGTCGAAGGCTCATGGGACAATTGGAAAACAAGGTAAATTGTATATATAAAGAACAACTTATGCTTCACTTTTTTAATTACAACCCTTTTTATATTGGAGGAATATGTGATCGCTTATAGAATCATGTGGTGCTTTGTTCTTGATCAGGAAGCCGTTGCAGAGATCGGGAAAAGATTTCATCATATTAAAGGTTCTTCCTTCAGGCGTTTACCAGTATAGATTCGTTGTTGATGGTCAATGGAGGTATTCCCCTGATGTACAATGGACCAAGGATGAAGCCGGCAACACTTTCAACATCTTAGATTTGCAGGTATTTTCTTTGCAAACTACATAATTCTATTCTATATATCATGTCAGTGAAGATTTAGATTTAGTTTCTTTTTGTTCAATTATCAAATTAAATGGCAGGAGGAATCTTGATGATATAATCTGATTCTTATCGAATCTTGATATGAAACGTGATATAAGTCTTTGGAAATTACATAGATATATTCAATATATCATGTCTGAAAAATTAGTTCTGTTTTGTTCGATTATcatcttggttttaaaatgcgcaCATTATGCGCGCATAATGCGTGATGCGCCCGATGCACTAATGAGAGCGCATCGCAACAACTGATGCGATGCGTTTACTTGATGCGAGAATATTGCGCGCATTTCGCATAATGCGCTCATCGCATAATGCGCTCTGATGCACGCAACATTGTTTCTTATGCTTTTTTTTTCCAGATTTTATGAACTGTGTTCGGTTttttccataattaacatcttagTATGCTTGATTTGGACCAAAAAACACAACTCTTATCTTCTAATTACGTCAGTTGTTTtactttaagtatgtttttataagtttttatgtataaataatttttaactatttttttataaagaacGCATCACATACGTGATGCGCTCGCATCACGCATCAGTTTTTTGGACTAAACGCATCGGAGCGCATCACGCAATTTAAAACCAAGATTATCATTTTAACTGGCAAGATGAATCTTGATGATCGAATTTGATTCTTTATTGAAACTTGATATGAAACGCGATATAAGTTGCCAAATAATTTGTTGATATAAGCAGGGGTggcaattttgacccatttactctGGAATGGATCACTTTGGGTTAGGTTTTACATCCATCGGGTCAAACAGGTAGAATAAAAAGGTCAAATGCATTGCACGGGTCAAACGTCATATGAAAGTGTAGCCATATTTGATTCGGTACACTATTGGTTTATAACCAAGGTGAACAAATTTGGACAAGAAGTGTTTCGGGTCAACCCATCCTGACCCGTGTTAATCCATAGTAAAAGAGTACTTGTTTTGACCTGTTACCCAACTAGCCCATTTTTTCAGTTTTGTTTTTCTCAAAAACTTTATCTAGCATTATGGTTGTTGATGGCAGGAATATGTACCTGAAGACATTGGAAGCATATCTGGTTTTGAACCCCCTCGGTCCCCAGATTCAAGCTACAACAATTTACAACTCGGGTCAGAGGACTATGCAAAGGAGCCACCATTGGTACCACCACATCTCCAAATGACGCTGCTTAACGCCCCCCCGTTGCACCATATGGAGAACCCGCCTATTTCTTCAAGACCGCAACACGTTGTTATAAACCATCTTTACATGCAGAAAGGGAAGAGCAGTGACTCTGTTGTGGCGCTGGGGTCCACTCATCGGTTCTTATCCAAGTATGTTACTGTCGTGCTCTACAAATCTATACATCAATAATCACAGACCGCCAAACCAACCAATCTGGTCCAGTGtgaatggttagttttatgccagttgcgttgtgtgtatgtgtttgtgtttgattcgTTCCTAGCTTTACTTAGTGTTATGTTTTCGAGCTTTATATGTATGAACAGTAACCATCGTGTAGATTTACTACTCCCTTTTGAAAATGGTAATGTTTTCTAAGAATGTGAAATCCAAGTACAATGCAATAGGTATCCTTCCTTTAGTACATGTCGTGGGTATCAAAACTCAATGTTGGTTGATCTTGTAATAGATACGGAAAGAGGATTAGGCTTGGCAAAAATCGCTTGACCGATTTCGTTGGGCATGtgtgaaaatgagtttttattaatttttgagtaaattactattttggcGCATGTGTTTTAACCAGTTTAACCCCTTTATTCCAAAAAAGAGTTTTTTAACATTTCAGACCCTAAGAttgcattttataacggtttAGGCCTTTAACACGAACAATGTTAATTTTTTCTAGTTAAGCCTAAGGGTCTTATGGTCCTTTTATAGCTTAGGAGTTGTTTATATAATTActtaatttttttatttctttatttgacgattattatttaacaaaatacgttttaaatatacaaataaagACATATTTCTTTATATAAACGTCGTTttcaaaaaaattgtttttaaaattgttcgtttttaagtccctcatttttttAATTGAACAGCCATTTTTTTAATTGAACAGCCATATTTAAAACCATATGTATTTAAACTTTTTTAAGCAATTCGTTTTTTAAAGTTGTTCATTTTAAACCGATTATTTTTGAAGCGTTTATTTTAGAACCGTTTTTGTATAGCGTCACTTTTATTTTTAAAGCGTTATTTGAATCTTTTATCCTTTTTAAAATCCTCTTTTTGATTGCTTTTTAAAACGTCTTTTTAACTGAACTACAATAGTCTGATTCTTTTGAAAAAGATATGCAGACAATTCGGCATATACATGGATAAGGATAAAACATCTTTCACTGTTTCGTTGGAAAAACGCAAATCTCATATTGACTTTCTTTCGCCCTACGCTAAGGGTACTTtaaatattttgagatttttttatatatatatatataaaggccCCAGAACGCTAAAAGGTGAGGGAACCTGAGTTCtctttctaaaaaatcaaaataaaaataagtgaCTATAAGGAACCAACGATTCTCGATTCTTAAACAACCTATCTTCTCCAGACTAAATCAGCATTTGATAGATTATCCAACCCGAGCAATCTTAGTTATTGGTGGGGGTTCGGTCCGTTAGCTGGTATTTGTTTAGTCGTTCAGATAGTGACTGGCGTTTTTTAGCTATGCATTACACACCTCATGTGGATCTAGCTTTCCACAGCGTAGAACACATTATGAGAGATGTTGAAGGGGGCTGGTTGCTCCGTTATATGCATGCTAATGGGGCAAGTATGTTTCTCATTGTGGTTTACCTTCATCTTTTTCGTGGTCTATATCATGCGAGTTATAGCAGTCCTAGGGAATTTGTTCGGTGTATCGTAGTTGTAATCTTACTATTAATGATTGTAACAACTTTTATAGGATACGTACCACCTTGGGGTCTTTTGGACAGTTTGTTTGTTCGAAATTCattcattttttaaactttttcttTACTAAAATCATTCGCTTTTTAAAACCTTAAATTTTTAACATAATTTTTAATACCATTTGTTTTTTAATAAATGTTGTTTTTTCAAATCTTTGAAAAAAACGTTCGTTTGTTCAACattgtttatttttaaaattcttttttttaacactcatttttttaaatattttattcgaTAATTTATTTATTGCCAAtagcaaaaataaactttaaaaaATGAACGATTTTAAAAATCAAAGGAATTTAAAAATGAACGATTTTAAAAATCAAAGGAATTTAGAaatgaacaattttaaacaaactTTTTTTTCAAAGATCTAAAAAATTCagtgtttataaaaataaagcaaaaggttctaaaaaatatgttaaaatagAAAGTTTTAAAAAGTGTacgattttaattaataaaaggtTTAAAAATGAACCAATTTCGAAGAAAAGAATGATCCAAAAAATGGAAGATCTAAAAAAAGATAAATGACTCGAACACTGCTTTAAAAATAAAAGGAGCAATTAATATTCTAAAAGGAACGCTTCAAAAATAAACGGTTTTAAAAATGAACGACTTTAAAAAATAAACTGTTAAAAAACGTATGGTtttaaaaaaatggtaaaaaatgaactgctcaatttaaaaaaaaaaaaaacgaaggaCTTCAAAAGAACGATtttaaaaacaagtttaaaaaGAAACAATTTGAAAGACGATAGACGTTTTTAAAAAggttaaaaacaattttttttaaaaacgacatttaaaaaaaagttattaaAGAAATAAGTATTTATTTGTATACTTCAAAAGTATTTTGTTAAAAAATAATCGTGAAATAaagaagtaaaaaaaaattaagtaatTACACAAATAATAACATTAAAACAACTTTTAACTTACATAAACAACCTCTAAGCTATCAAAAGACCATAACACCCTTAGGCTTAACCGGAAAAAAGTAACATAGTTAGTGTTAGGGGTTAAAACCGTTATAAAAATGCAATCTCAGAGTTTGATATGCCAAAAGATTCTTTTTtagactaaggggctgtttggtagcctcttaatgaccattcagatgctacttcttaatggtttaaaacctctgaatgaataagaggtaacctcaagtctgaatggttaataggtaacctctgaatggtaaatcatcacatgtcacattcttctaccagATATGCCAAAATAGTAATATACTCTTCATTTTTATACGAATAATTACAATGATGTAATTATGACATATATATAATGAACAGTTTATAGGTGTCTGAATTGAAATAAGATCTTAATGTTTAAAATGGTGTTTTGAACTCGAAATTGAAATAGACATTGTTGTTTACAGTAGTATTTTGAAAATCGAAACTAAAATAGAAATAACAAATTTAACTACTAagggctgtttgtttatttgtttagcttttaatggggctcttaatagttcagaccttttactggttcagcacttaatggttcagattgtttgtttcgcgagcagatgtctaaatggttaagacatttgtctctgaatgattaagcagtatactgagtctgaatggttaagacctctagtctgaattggtcagacatttgcctctgaacggttgagcattatactagctcttaatggttcagacctcttactagttcagctcttaatggttcagacctcttactggttcagcacataaccattcagatgttgccaaacagcccctaaatctCCAACTCATAGGGAAGCTACTGGCATGGTCTGGATAGAGTGGTATATATGTAAACCCATTGAATGGAATAATGGATTTCCAAATTATTTGAATAGaatgttttgaattttttttacctGAACTTATATTCGATTCGATTAATATTTGAATCTCGAATTCGATTTAATTCAAATTCACCCTAAACAataaattattttacttttattttttaaaactactacaaattaatgatattcaatataaaatataataatctgCAAAATTAATTAACTATCAATATGTCAAAGCACCAAAATATAGAAGACAAGTTGGTTACTGATAGTGATTTAAGTACTATGGGCTATTTATCAGTATGTTTGGTAATGTTATGAATAACATACTTATCACTTATGGATATAGTTCATACTTTGGCCAAGTTTAGaagttatatgtgtgtgtgtatatatatatgtttatgcgtgtatatacatatattaaaaaaactatatataaatCGAATCGAATTAAAAATCATAAATTCGTATTCTATTCAAATTCGATTACTAGACTCGAATACGAATCAACTCGAATTCGAACCTTGTTAATCGAATTCAAATCAaatcgaattttgaatttttcgaatCCGAAACTAATTCTGAACATCCCTACTACCCATGAGATAAAGATGTTATTTCTAGAGAAACTTTAGCTCCAAGACAAACAATACTAAAAGAGTAAAATAGAAACATGTATACAATATATGTACATAATACTAAATCCCACTCATAGGGAAGCTACTGACATGGTCTGGACAGGGTGATATGTATGCAAATCTTACATCTACCTATGaaatatgtcacaccctgacttttgcgtaAGCGTGTATATGTGACTTGATCAGTttcattgcattcaattataataaacaactatatgattaaaacatgatgttcatccattcataagtttAAAACGTTACAAACACAAGTCATTTAAGTTTCAACCAACATAACCTCAGGTTAAGTTCAGcctgcccccccccccctctatTCTATTTTGAGGATCCGACTTTCCGGACTCGTATAAGACGGCTAGGAACAAGAATATGGTCAGTAGTATCTGCCGTTGCAGGTCCTTCTCCTTCCGCTGAGATGGCCCtcttttttgttttgtttgttcacCGCGGCACAAAATCATGAAGAAGATGGAATAACTCAGAAAGATAGTGGCGCCTAGCCGTTGAGAGCATCTGTTATCTTTGTAGAGGAACAGTACGATCTTGGACTGGCCCCCTTCGCATGACCTAGAAAGAAAAAGAAGTCCGTGCTACTATAAGGCCTCTAAACTCCTCCCTCAGGACACTGTTGCGTTGCCCATGGGGATGGGCTAGCCCCGACTTCCATAGGTCCTTGGTTCGACCTCCTAATGAGAATTGAGGTCCTTGCGCGGGTGTCTCATCCCT encodes:
- the LOC110920705 gene encoding SNF1-related protein kinase regulatory subunit beta-2 encodes the protein MGNVNGRDDGGGGSTASIGNGPDGNSVVRGGGDDNDFMGHSPPPSPRVSGSPLMFTPQVPVAPLQRPDEMQSNSSWMHNSSGYEDTVPEQGIPTMITWSYDGKEVAVEGSWDNWKTRKPLQRSGKDFIILKVLPSGVYQYRFVVDGQWRYSPDVQWTKDEAGNTFNILDLQEYVPEDIGSISGFEPPRSPDSSYNNLQLGSEDYAKEPPLVPPHLQMTLLNAPPLHHMENPPISSRPQHVVINHLYMQKGKSSDSVVALGSTHRFLSKYVTVVLYKSIHQ